The DNA segment AACTCACGCAGGAAATTCTTATTCAAGGTAATGCTCCGCGTCAGCAATTACTTGAAAACCACAAAGCCAAATGTGACAAAGGTGAACCGAGTATCTTGTTCGGCACCGGCAGTTTTTCTGAAGGCTTAGACTTACCCGGAGATTACCTCACCAATCTCATCGTCACTAAACTGCCCTTTGCCGTGCCAACCTCACCCGTCGAGCAAGCCCATGCCGAGTATGTGAAAATAAAGGGTGGAAATCCGTTTCTGCAACTCACCATTCCAGATGCATCGCGAAAGCTAATCCAAAGTTGTGGTAGATTACTGCGTAAAGAGCAGGATTACGGCCGAGTCACTATCCTAGATAGACGATTAGTGACCAAACGTTACGGCAAATCCTTGCTAGACGCTCTGCCCCCCTTTAGACGAGTCATTGAGTAGGATTAAGATTTGGAGTTGTTACTCGAGCCCAGTAATTGGGCCCTGTTGGCTGTCATTGGCTTAATTGCAGGTTTTATCGATGCCGTGGTCGGTGGTGGAGGTCTGCTCTCCATTCCTGCCCTGCTCACCCTCGGGATCCCGCCCCACACCGCCTTAGGTACCAATAAATTTGCCGCCAGTTTTGGCTCATCCATGGCAGCTTGGACCTATTATCGCCAGCATCTGCTCAAACCCAGTTTTTGGTATATGGCGTTTATCGCCACCTTTATTGGTGCGGTACTTGGCAGTGTGTTGGTGTACTTGTTAAATGCCCAGTGGCTTGAAAAAGCTTTACCACTGCTCATTATTGGCATCGCGATATACAGCTTGCTGAGCCCAAATGCCATCTCGGATACCGATTGCCAGGCACCAACAAAAGCTCAATCTAAACTCAAACAAAGTCTACAAGGGCTCTTGCTGGGTGCTTATGATGGTTTTGCGGGCCCAGGTATTGGCGCCTTTTGGACTGTGAGTTCAGGCGCTTTATACAAATTACCGCTGTTGCATAGCTGCGCGCTTGCCAGAGCCATGACCTTTACCAGTAACTTGACGGCGCTGGCGATCTTTGGCTTTCTTGGGCAAGTCCATTGGCAAATCGGCCTGTGGATGGGGTTATGTATGATGCTCGGCTCCTTTATCGGCGCCCGCTGTGCGATAAAATTTGGAATGCCTTTTATTCGGCCTTTGTTTATATTAATTGTCCTGTCAATTGCCGCTAATCTGGCGTGGAGCGCATGGTTTTGAACACTTCGCAGCTAATCAGCACGTTGAAAAATCAGCTCACAACCCTTGAGCAAGAAGTGCTGCAACACGACAGTCACCTTGCGCCGAGTCAGCGCAAACTCCTGCAGGATATTGAGCGCTTTAATCAGTCGCTGTTTATTCAAAATGGCGCTCAGCTGATGCCCTGCATCGAACAAATACGTAATAGTATCGGCCAGTTAGAGAAACAGATCGCCCTGAAATTGACGCCGCAAACCATCGCCTTAAGCTGTGAACGTATTCAAGACCGTTTTACCGCGGTTAAACGGGCGCTACTGACGACCTCAATCGATATAAAGTCTAAAAATCAACAACATGCCAGTAAGCGCGCGCGTTTTGCCCAGCAACAGGCACAGTCGCACCAAGCCAGCGGGTTTGCTTGGATTGCCAGCAATGTGTTACAAAATAGCCACGAAATCTATGCCGAATTAAACAAGCATCTGAATTGGGCGAAGAAATTTGAACAAAAAATTGCAGAAATGGAGTCAAAACTTGAAAACTGTCATAGTGCTGACAAAATCCGTTTGCAAAATGACATCCTTTTGATGCATCGTCGTTTGGGTAAATGCAGGCAAGCCATCAGTTATATTGAAGATCGCATTCAAGCATTCGAACGTCCGCATCAGAGCCATAATCGTTAAGGAGCAACAATGAAATCACTTTTGCCAATCAGCAGCCTGCTAGTGTTACTCGGCTCTGCCTCAGCCTTTGCCGCAGATCTGAATATCCCTATGTCCTTCGAATACCTTGCCCTCGATGGCAAAAAAGTCGAGTCCAGCGTATTCAACCACAAAAGCAGCTTAGAGTTGGCGCCCGGCACTCACAAAATCGCGATCCGTTACCATGAGATGGTTGAAGACGATTTCAGTGACAGCCAAACCTTCGTTAAGTCATCGCCTTTTATCGTGACCTTAGAAGTGGACGGCGATCATCAATATTATTTGCAAGCCGCAGAGGGCAAGGTCGTTAAAAAGCCTAAAACCTTCGCTCAAAACCCAAAAGTGGTGTTAACCCGTGCTGATAAAGGTCAGGTGAATTACCAAGTGACAAACACCGATATTGAAGAAGAGAGCTTTGTCTCCCGTCTCTTTAGCGGTAATCAAGCGGTAGATGTGTCAGGTACTGCCGCCGCAGCAACGGGCGCAGCAGGCACAGCGGCGGTTGTTGCCGCGCCAGCACCCACTTCGGCGCAGGCAGCCGTTAACGCCACCTCATTAACCGCTCCAGTTGATACATCTAAAGCAGCTGGTGCGAATCCACAGCAAATGTTGCAATACTGGTGGTTACAGGCCGATGAGAAAACACGTAAAGAGTTTATGAGCTGGGCGATTTCACAACTCTAAACAAGATGATCCCATTGGTTTATCACGCCAGCTACTCCAAGCTGGCGTTACCCTCCCACCACCGCTTTCCCACGACCAAATACGCGCGTCTTTACCAATATCTGCTCGATAATCAACTGGCTGTACCAGCTCAATTTCATACTCCCTCACCCATGACGGCTGAAGATGTTATGCAAGTGCATCAGCAAGATTATGTCGAACAATTTATCCAAGGCAGCTTAGCTAGTGCGGCCTTAAGACGCATCGGCTTTCCATGGAGTGAAGCCTTGGTCGAACGCACCTTGCACTCAGTATCGGGGACGAGTTTGACCGCACGTTTAGCCTTGCAAACGGGTATCGCCCTTCACTTAACTGGCGGCTATCACCATGCTCATTATGACTTTGGCAGTGGCTACTGTATTTTCAATGACTTAATTATTGCCGCTCACAAACTGATGGCCGAGCAGCTGTTACATAAAGTGTTGATTTTTGACTGTGATGTGCACCAAGGCGATGGCACCGCCACCCTTAGCCACAGGCATCAAGGTATAATAAGTTGCTCCATCCACTGCAAAGAGAATTTCCCGAGTCGCAAACAGCAATCCCACTATGATATTGAATTGACTAAGGGTTCGGATGATAGCGCTTACCAGGAAACCGTCGAGCAGACTCTCGAACTGCTGATTCGCCTCCATCAGCCGGATCTCATCCTGTATGACGCTGGCGTCGATATCCACCAAGATGACGACTTAGGGCACCTAATGATCAGCAAGCAGGGTTTGTATCAACGTGATTTAACCGTGTTATCTATGGCAAAAGCGGCAAATATTCCTGTTGCGGCGGTAATTGGCGGCGGCTACAGCCGAGACGAACTACAATTAAGCCAAAGACATAGCCAACTTTTTATTGCAGCCAACCATTTGTGGTAGCAAACTCAATAAAAATCATCATGGAGCACAGCGATGCAACTCGAAATCCGTAACTATTACGAAGTTCTCTTAATGGAAATGTTATCCGATGAAGGTCTAATGGATGAATTGCCGGAGGATTATTTAGCCGATCTCTGCTGTGTTACGCTTAATCAACTGCCAGTACGCTATATTCGCCACCTAGTAGATACCTATTTCTTCGAAGATTACAACGAGTTACAAGAAATGAAACGAGAAATCCAAGCCGCATTAGAAAAATCTCGTGCCTTTCTTAAACAGAATCTACAAAAAAGAATGCAGCAGGAAGAAGCCGACAGCTAAGTCGCGCGGTAATGGCATAACTAAGTTGATTAGCCCATAAGCTTGTAATTCAGCTGAATTGGCTAAATAAATGAGCTTACGTTGTTAGAGATAATGAATTCGGATTGAAGATAAAGAATATTAAAACATGATGAGGAGATTTGGAGGTTCCCCTAGAGCCGACACCCCGGCACACGAGTCGCTTGCTGCGGTTGCTCCCTTCCGGGCCTGGCCGAGTTCACAAGTTATCATTGCGGGGGGACCCTAGGGTCACCATAACTTCGAGTGTATCACTTGGTGGATGATCACTGAACGACGCGGATTATCCCCCATGGCTCCTATGGGATCAAGTGCTAATCCGTCCGTTTGGCAAATATCCGGTTTAATTGGACAATCTATAGGCAAACTAGCCAAGTGAAAATGATAAAAGCCTGCTAATGCAGGCTTTTTCTTATAAGGGCTC comes from the Shewanella mangrovisoli genome and includes:
- a CDS encoding sulfite exporter TauE/SafE family protein; its protein translation is MELLLEPSNWALLAVIGLIAGFIDAVVGGGGLLSIPALLTLGIPPHTALGTNKFAASFGSSMAAWTYYRQHLLKPSFWYMAFIATFIGAVLGSVLVYLLNAQWLEKALPLLIIGIAIYSLLSPNAISDTDCQAPTKAQSKLKQSLQGLLLGAYDGFAGPGIGAFWTVSSGALYKLPLLHSCALARAMTFTSNLTALAIFGFLGQVHWQIGLWMGLCMMLGSFIGARCAIKFGMPFIRPLFILIVLSIAANLAWSAWF
- a CDS encoding primosomal replication protein, which produces MVLNTSQLISTLKNQLTTLEQEVLQHDSHLAPSQRKLLQDIERFNQSLFIQNGAQLMPCIEQIRNSIGQLEKQIALKLTPQTIALSCERIQDRFTAVKRALLTTSIDIKSKNQQHASKRARFAQQQAQSHQASGFAWIASNVLQNSHEIYAELNKHLNWAKKFEQKIAEMESKLENCHSADKIRLQNDILLMHRRLGKCRQAISYIEDRIQAFERPHQSHNR
- a CDS encoding DUF2057 domain-containing protein encodes the protein MKSLLPISSLLVLLGSASAFAADLNIPMSFEYLALDGKKVESSVFNHKSSLELAPGTHKIAIRYHEMVEDDFSDSQTFVKSSPFIVTLEVDGDHQYYLQAAEGKVVKKPKTFAQNPKVVLTRADKGQVNYQVTNTDIEEESFVSRLFSGNQAVDVSGTAAAATGAAGTAAVVAAPAPTSAQAAVNATSLTAPVDTSKAAGANPQQMLQYWWLQADEKTRKEFMSWAISQL
- a CDS encoding histone deacetylase family protein; amino-acid sequence: MIPLVYHASYSKLALPSHHRFPTTKYARLYQYLLDNQLAVPAQFHTPSPMTAEDVMQVHQQDYVEQFIQGSLASAALRRIGFPWSEALVERTLHSVSGTSLTARLALQTGIALHLTGGYHHAHYDFGSGYCIFNDLIIAAHKLMAEQLLHKVLIFDCDVHQGDGTATLSHRHQGIISCSIHCKENFPSRKQQSHYDIELTKGSDDSAYQETVEQTLELLIRLHQPDLILYDAGVDIHQDDDLGHLMISKQGLYQRDLTVLSMAKAANIPVAAVIGGGYSRDELQLSQRHSQLFIAANHLW
- a CDS encoding late competence development ComFB family protein; amino-acid sequence: MQLEIRNYYEVLLMEMLSDEGLMDELPEDYLADLCCVTLNQLPVRYIRHLVDTYFFEDYNELQEMKREIQAALEKSRAFLKQNLQKRMQQEEADS